In a genomic window of Sulfoacidibacillus ferrooxidans:
- a CDS encoding manganese-dependent inorganic pyrophosphatase, producing MNKTLIFGHKNPDTDAICSALAYAQLKNQLGISVEPVRLGSVNEETQFALDFFHVKEPRLVHTVANEANEVILVDHNERLQSASDITDVLVIEVIDHHRIANFETSQPLYYRAEPVGCTATILNKLYKEHGVPIPKDIAGLMVSAIISDTLLFKSPTCTEQDVAAARQLADIAEIDLEEYGLRMLKAGANLSDKPIGDLIAMDAKDFQMGHAKVKIAQVNAIDTNDVFSRQAELEAALEKVIASEQLDLYLFVVTDILNNDSIALALGRETQAVEQAYQVTLVDHKALLKGVVSRKKQIVPVLTDRLTKASRA from the coding sequence ATGAATAAAACACTTATTTTTGGTCATAAAAATCCTGATACAGATGCGATCTGTTCTGCACTAGCTTATGCACAACTAAAAAATCAGTTAGGGATCTCTGTGGAACCCGTTCGATTAGGATCTGTAAACGAAGAAACCCAGTTTGCCTTAGACTTTTTTCATGTGAAAGAACCACGTCTCGTACATACGGTGGCAAACGAAGCAAACGAAGTCATCTTAGTCGATCATAACGAACGTCTTCAAAGCGCATCAGATATTACTGATGTGCTCGTCATCGAAGTGATCGACCACCATCGCATTGCAAATTTTGAAACAAGTCAGCCACTTTATTATCGAGCAGAACCAGTAGGATGTACAGCTACCATTTTAAACAAACTATACAAAGAACACGGAGTTCCCATACCAAAAGACATCGCAGGTCTCATGGTCTCAGCGATTATCTCTGATACTCTTCTCTTCAAATCTCCAACCTGCACAGAGCAAGATGTCGCCGCTGCACGCCAATTAGCAGATATCGCCGAGATTGATCTTGAAGAGTACGGTTTGCGTATGCTAAAAGCTGGAGCCAATCTAAGCGATAAGCCCATTGGCGATCTCATCGCGATGGATGCAAAGGACTTTCAAATGGGTCATGCAAAAGTAAAAATTGCACAAGTCAATGCCATCGACACAAATGACGTCTTTTCTCGTCAAGCTGAGTTAGAGGCAGCACTTGAAAAAGTCATTGCCAGCGAACAACTAGACCTATATCTGTTCGTCGTCACTGATATTTTAAACAATGATTCGATAGCCCTCGCACTTGGACGTGAAACACAGGCAGTAGAACAGGCATATCAAGTCACCTTAGTCGATCACAAAGCACTCCTAAAAGGGGTTGTATCTCGCAAAAAACAAATTGTCCCTGTATTAACCGATCGATTGACAAAAGCAAGCCGGGCCTAA
- a CDS encoding spore coat protein CotJB: MNEPLTSHFYNSLHEIQSIDFVLNELHLYLDTHPADASALAQFEQFLRRRHALVEPFEKKYGPLIAGTTDTTTRTSWPWAEGPWPWQV; the protein is encoded by the coding sequence ATGAATGAACCTCTGACAAGTCATTTTTACAATTCATTGCATGAAATACAGTCCATCGACTTTGTGCTAAATGAACTTCATTTATATCTAGACACCCATCCAGCAGACGCATCTGCACTGGCGCAATTTGAGCAATTTTTGCGGCGCAGACACGCATTAGTAGAACCTTTCGAGAAAAAATATGGTCCACTCATAGCAGGCACCACGGATACGACAACACGTACATCATGGCCATGGGCAGAAGGCCCTTGGCCTTGGCAAGTCTAG
- a CDS encoding S-layer homology domain-containing protein, producing MNSALYSGKQMWIWEVDQTFGGNVDTIISQGKQMGLSGFLVKAHDGSTVWPQFKEVLGPLKAAGFTVAAWGYVYGNDVLGESTAAQTVIDMGADWYVLDAEQSFDGQADAATQLCTIIRSHYPHLIMGYSPFAFPSDHQTFPYAEFSRFCDVCLPQIYWGEFAMTPEAAVSQSFSELQEYKLPFAPIGQAYGSVTGSQIEEFAQAVHAQGGQGISFWDLQSANSMQLQAVGQIEQFPAPRAATMPVAGAPIPPQSKIPVATAPRGPIDTVTPTHIGASYYVSGMPADVKPNDWFYGAVSDLLSRGIITAYKDGLFKPDEGITRAQAADWLNRLRIYLEQQTGK from the coding sequence ATGAATTCGGCATTATATAGTGGGAAACAAATGTGGATTTGGGAAGTGGATCAGACGTTTGGTGGGAATGTCGACACCATAATTTCACAAGGGAAACAAATGGGGCTTTCTGGGTTCTTGGTCAAAGCGCATGATGGCTCCACTGTATGGCCGCAATTTAAGGAAGTGCTCGGGCCTCTAAAAGCGGCTGGATTTACTGTTGCTGCCTGGGGATACGTCTATGGCAATGACGTGTTAGGAGAAAGTACTGCGGCGCAGACGGTTATTGATATGGGGGCTGATTGGTATGTACTCGATGCTGAGCAAAGTTTCGATGGTCAAGCAGATGCAGCTACTCAGTTGTGTACAATTATCCGTAGCCATTATCCTCATCTGATTATGGGCTATTCGCCGTTTGCTTTTCCAAGTGATCATCAGACATTTCCGTATGCTGAATTCAGTCGGTTTTGCGATGTCTGTTTACCACAAATTTATTGGGGAGAATTTGCGATGACGCCAGAGGCTGCAGTGTCGCAGAGCTTCTCTGAGCTTCAGGAGTATAAGTTGCCTTTTGCACCTATTGGCCAAGCGTATGGATCTGTTACAGGTTCTCAAATAGAGGAGTTTGCACAAGCCGTTCATGCGCAGGGTGGACAAGGAATTAGTTTTTGGGATCTGCAATCGGCCAATTCCATGCAGTTGCAAGCTGTAGGTCAGATTGAACAGTTTCCAGCACCACGCGCAGCAACTATGCCAGTAGCAGGTGCACCGATTCCACCGCAATCCAAGATCCCTGTTGCTACAGCTCCACGAGGGCCTATCGATACGGTCACGCCAACTCATATCGGAGCTAGTTATTATGTTTCTGGTATGCCTGCAGATGTGAAACCTAACGATTGGTTTTATGGTGCGGTCAGTGATCTTTTATCACGCGGGATTATTACGGCGTATAAAGATGGTCTTTTTAAGCCTGATGAAGGGATCACGCGTGCGCAAGCGGCTGATTGGCTCAACCGTCTTCGCATTTATCTGGAGCAACAAACAGGAAAATAG
- a CDS encoding aminotransferase class I/II-fold pyridoxal phosphate-dependent enzyme — protein sequence MQAKRLSTISSAVFFELNQLKLEVAKNGMPVIDLGIGSPDIPPADHVRAAFVEALHDPSIFRYATTEGSEEFRHTAAAFLHERYGVMVDAQTELLTVMGAQDALSHISLAVVDPGDIILIPDPCYPIYEVTALLAGAIPYRMPLREEHDFLPDLTAIPADVLRKAKLMILNYPSNPLTALASASFFSEVVEFALRHDLLVLHDAAYIELTFDGKQSPSFLATPGAKEVGIELHSLSKTFNFAGPRLAFAAGNKDMLQALRIVKSNIDYGVFRATQHAGTVALRDHPETHITHIRSLYQTRRDAFMNPLRQAGWDLYPSEATMFVWLKTPSHMTSRDFAKHLLQTTGVACVPGVGFGEEGEHHVRFALVQPDHILTAAANHMIAAFQ from the coding sequence GTGCAAGCGAAACGTCTATCAACCATTTCTTCAGCCGTTTTTTTTGAGCTTAATCAGTTAAAACTGGAAGTTGCAAAAAATGGCATGCCCGTGATCGACCTTGGCATTGGATCACCAGATATTCCACCAGCTGACCACGTCCGCGCAGCTTTTGTAGAAGCTCTCCACGATCCAAGTATCTTTAGATATGCGACCACAGAAGGTTCAGAAGAATTTCGTCACACAGCTGCTGCATTCTTACATGAGCGCTATGGAGTAATGGTCGACGCACAAACAGAACTACTAACGGTGATGGGTGCACAAGATGCACTATCCCATATCTCGCTTGCAGTTGTTGATCCAGGTGATATTATCTTAATACCCGATCCCTGTTACCCTATATACGAAGTGACTGCTCTACTAGCAGGAGCCATTCCTTATCGGATGCCACTGCGCGAAGAACATGATTTCTTGCCAGACTTAACAGCGATTCCAGCAGACGTGCTACGCAAAGCAAAGCTGATGATACTCAACTACCCAAGCAATCCGCTCACAGCACTTGCATCCGCTTCCTTCTTTTCAGAAGTAGTCGAGTTTGCTTTGCGCCATGACCTTTTGGTTCTTCACGATGCCGCCTACATCGAACTTACTTTTGACGGCAAACAATCCCCTTCATTCTTAGCTACACCCGGCGCAAAAGAAGTGGGTATAGAACTCCATTCCTTATCAAAGACCTTTAACTTCGCAGGTCCGAGACTTGCATTTGCCGCAGGCAATAAAGACATGTTACAAGCGCTGCGCATCGTGAAATCAAATATCGACTATGGTGTCTTTCGCGCAACGCAACATGCAGGGACTGTCGCATTGCGCGATCACCCTGAAACACACATCACACATATACGTTCATTATACCAGACAAGACGAGACGCCTTTATGAATCCATTGCGACAAGCAGGTTGGGATCTCTATCCCTCCGAGGCGACGATGTTCGTGTGGCTAAAAACTCCGTCCCACATGACTTCGCGCGACTTTGCCAAACACCTGTTACAAACAACTGGAGTCGCTTGCGTACCAGGCGTTGGTTTTGGAGAAGAAGGCGAACATCACGTTCGATTCGCCCTTGTACAACCAGACCACATCCTCACAGCTGCTGCAAACCATATGATTGCAGCATTCCAATAA
- a CDS encoding NAD(P)/FAD-dependent oxidoreductase: protein MINELEQTTVIVIGGGPAGLMAAIGAARNGAQVTLLEKGNRLGRKLLISGGGRCNVTNARGTDHIIENIPGNGRFLHSVFNQWSNEDIIAFFTELGVPLKEEDRGRMFPVTNKASTVLDALLQELAKQKVNIVLEAIVQRVLYSEADRQFTVQMKSGGAFIAHAVVIAVGGCSVPETGSTGDGYTFAQHFSHTIVDPYPTSVALVSHDPVIQGKDLQGLAIREAVLRLHDPRGKIIATEEGDVLFTHFGISGPAALRVSQYAVKSWMKHRKQPLLLTIDSDSHRSAQSLIDQIVAIGHAAPKKSLRTILKDVTATSLANYVIDRLQLPADQVMAEVNKQHLVDFVAYLKAFPVHVSDTLGLTRATVTGGGVTVKEIDPRTMESRLQSGLFFAGEVMDVHAHTGGYNITVAFSTGYVAGLHAASQVYMK, encoded by the coding sequence TTGATTAACGAGTTGGAGCAGACAACGGTGATCGTGATTGGCGGTGGACCTGCTGGTTTGATGGCAGCGATTGGTGCTGCAAGAAATGGTGCACAGGTGACCTTACTTGAAAAAGGGAATCGCCTTGGGCGCAAGTTATTGATCTCTGGTGGGGGCAGGTGTAATGTTACCAATGCGCGAGGAACTGATCATATTATTGAAAACATACCCGGCAATGGTCGGTTCTTACATAGTGTTTTTAATCAATGGTCAAATGAAGATATTATCGCGTTTTTCACGGAACTAGGTGTCCCATTAAAAGAAGAGGATCGCGGGCGAATGTTTCCTGTGACCAATAAAGCATCGACTGTACTTGACGCACTTTTGCAAGAGCTTGCAAAACAGAAAGTGAATATTGTGCTCGAAGCAATCGTACAACGTGTGCTATACAGTGAAGCGGATCGGCAATTTACTGTGCAAATGAAGTCTGGAGGCGCGTTTATTGCGCATGCGGTGGTTATAGCTGTAGGTGGTTGTTCCGTTCCAGAGACGGGGTCTACAGGAGATGGCTACACGTTTGCACAGCATTTTTCACATACGATTGTCGATCCTTATCCGACATCGGTTGCGTTGGTTTCTCATGATCCTGTGATTCAAGGCAAAGACTTGCAGGGATTAGCGATTCGCGAGGCAGTTCTTCGCCTGCATGATCCGCGTGGCAAAATCATAGCGACAGAAGAAGGCGATGTTTTATTTACACACTTTGGAATATCGGGCCCTGCTGCGTTGCGAGTGAGTCAATATGCGGTAAAAAGTTGGATGAAACATCGGAAGCAACCACTTTTGTTGACCATTGATAGTGATTCACACAGGTCTGCACAGTCGTTGATTGATCAGATCGTGGCGATTGGACATGCTGCGCCTAAGAAAAGTTTGCGTACAATTTTAAAGGATGTAACGGCGACAAGCCTTGCTAATTATGTGATCGATCGTCTACAATTGCCTGCGGATCAAGTGATGGCTGAAGTTAACAAACAGCATCTCGTTGATTTTGTTGCCTATCTTAAGGCTTTTCCTGTTCATGTATCCGATACACTTGGTTTAACACGAGCTACCGTTACCGGTGGTGGAGTGACTGTAAAAGAAATTGATCCGCGTACGATGGAATCTCGGTTACAATCAGGATTATTTTTTGCGGGGGAAGTGATGGACGTACACGCGCATACAGGTGGGTACAATATTACTGTAGCTTTTTCTACAGGTTATGTGGCAGGATTACATGCGGCATCTCAGGTGTACATGAAATAA
- the folB gene encoding dihydroneopterin aldolase, producing the protein MADVIFIRDMEFFGYHGVFTEEQRLGQRFVISLRLLCDLEPAALHDDLTLTVDYGDVYNRVKEVVEGRKRKLVESVAQDIANTVLRCYPIVHTVVVHMEKPGAPIAGIFETVGVEIERSRTHHSYMGE; encoded by the coding sequence ATGGCAGATGTCATTTTTATTCGCGATATGGAGTTTTTTGGGTACCATGGTGTCTTCACTGAGGAACAGCGACTTGGACAACGGTTTGTGATTTCTCTTCGGCTTCTTTGTGATCTTGAACCTGCCGCATTGCATGATGATCTAACGCTAACAGTCGACTATGGAGATGTGTATAATAGAGTCAAAGAAGTGGTTGAGGGGCGTAAAAGGAAACTGGTGGAGTCTGTAGCACAAGATATTGCAAATACTGTTTTGCGCTGCTATCCCATCGTACATACTGTGGTTGTACATATGGAGAAACCAGGGGCACCTATTGCAGGGATTTTTGAAACAGTGGGTGTGGAGATTGAACGCTCTCGAACTCATCATTCATACATGGGGGAATAG
- a CDS encoding acyl-CoA thioesterase — translation MEGKRVSESRTYMTDLVLPPDTNLHGTIFGGRVMAYVDKIASITAMRHCRKAVVTASSDSLDFLAPIKVGEAIQLEAFVTWTHHTSMEIFCRIQSENLMTGEKRLTATSYLTFVALDEDGKPAIVPPILPEVDEEWWHYNTAAERRETRLKRRKDRAAAEISYAH, via the coding sequence ATGGAAGGCAAACGAGTGAGTGAATCGCGCACTTATATGACTGATCTTGTATTGCCGCCAGACACCAATCTACACGGTACGATATTTGGTGGGCGAGTCATGGCTTATGTGGATAAGATTGCTAGCATTACTGCGATGCGGCATTGTCGCAAGGCGGTTGTGACTGCTTCTAGTGATAGTCTGGATTTTCTCGCACCTATTAAAGTGGGCGAAGCTATTCAATTAGAGGCTTTTGTCACTTGGACACATCATACATCGATGGAGATTTTCTGTCGTATTCAATCTGAAAATTTGATGACTGGTGAAAAGCGGCTAACAGCTACTTCTTATCTGACTTTTGTTGCACTTGATGAGGATGGCAAACCTGCTATCGTTCCGCCGATACTGCCCGAAGTGGATGAAGAATGGTGGCACTATAACACAGCTGCAGAACGCCGGGAAACGCGACTGAAACGGCGAAAAGATCGGGCGGCCGCAGAAATTTCTTACGCTCATTAA
- a CDS encoding glucosaminidase domain-containing protein: protein MVRQRSTILAALLTGIMAVGLPISAKADVLSAQQVPHWHWTLQNQPVQSRDASSGDVSGYIVSYLLAGVAKQQYFSTAAVATTFAKGEKDAVVVSGTNGSIVYTNIVHPYAVVSSQSSLLLGNISQSQTYSTLAEAIAVAKSTPSQMVLSRITGAVVWSNSENYEVVSQGSTSMYQTYEAALTAARSMQTASVVSGDTHQTLWRAAYRVLINQQFTESFSTLNNAKTYAEQSQQSEVIDIASGKDVWDDIPRFNVYQNGVLLKQFTDQSDALSFAQGLSNVTVESIATQAVIYTNVPAYAVEVGSKTIQSFVDEASAITLAKTVPSSVVVELSTDHIVWTSSGTYGVYQYLQLVRSFDTQAAALAYAQTLDHVQVIDSENNSVVYSNYPTSVKSPYGDTFTVENGLVVDNWGSVSIPLAPAPSFMTAGQTYVSNDYNHWYEVLPTGDVYVGQWENPYQTMNLETQSNLTATQINNFISQNAAANSVLQNTGQYFIEAQNTYGVNAQYLVAHAIIESAWGTSYFATNRDNLFGYMAYTTNPDAAATFRSIEYDINFQAWFVRNSYLNANGSFYNGANLDGMNVDYATDPYWANSIARIMAEMQPYSTTIGSEPLMGEQATRKVFPYPTGAIGQATSAMSVYSFPADATTSQPSIIGSIPTGTNFTVLGDSPGWDEVQLANGQTGFVNWNDVSLQNMMEVVGINYGSYLAVNSVDNPTTTTDTVDQLTNGVYVVLLQASSTGWDKIMDGNGITGWVSSKYVQVIH from the coding sequence ATGGTTCGACAACGCTCGACGATTTTAGCCGCACTTCTTACAGGGATCATGGCGGTTGGTTTACCGATTAGTGCCAAGGCAGATGTCTTATCCGCGCAACAAGTTCCTCATTGGCATTGGACATTGCAAAATCAACCTGTCCAAAGTAGGGATGCAAGTTCTGGTGATGTGTCGGGATATATTGTATCTTATCTTTTGGCTGGGGTCGCCAAGCAACAATATTTTTCGACAGCGGCTGTGGCTACGACGTTTGCTAAGGGGGAAAAGGATGCCGTTGTTGTAAGTGGGACGAATGGATCTATTGTATACACTAATATTGTTCACCCTTATGCGGTTGTCTCTTCGCAATCATCCCTTCTTTTAGGCAACATTTCTCAGTCGCAGACATATTCCACTCTAGCTGAGGCTATTGCCGTGGCAAAGAGTACTCCGTCACAGATGGTACTCAGTCGCATCACGGGAGCTGTTGTATGGAGTAACTCAGAAAACTACGAAGTGGTTTCTCAAGGTTCGACATCGATGTATCAAACGTACGAAGCGGCGCTTACAGCTGCTCGTAGCATGCAAACGGCGTCTGTAGTTAGTGGTGACACCCATCAAACTTTATGGCGTGCAGCCTATCGCGTCCTGATTAATCAACAATTTACGGAATCCTTTAGTACACTGAATAACGCCAAGACATATGCTGAGCAAAGTCAGCAAAGTGAAGTGATCGACATCGCGAGTGGCAAAGATGTATGGGATGATATTCCGCGATTTAATGTGTACCAAAACGGCGTTTTGCTAAAGCAATTTACTGATCAAAGTGATGCTTTATCATTTGCACAGGGATTATCCAATGTCACAGTGGAATCCATTGCTACACAAGCGGTGATCTACACCAATGTCCCTGCATACGCAGTTGAGGTGGGAAGTAAGACTATTCAATCTTTCGTTGATGAAGCTTCTGCTATTACCTTAGCAAAAACAGTGCCAAGTTCAGTCGTTGTTGAACTGAGTACAGATCATATCGTGTGGACTTCCTCTGGTACATACGGAGTATACCAATATCTTCAACTTGTTCGGTCGTTTGATACGCAGGCAGCTGCACTTGCTTATGCGCAGACGTTAGATCATGTTCAAGTTATCGATAGTGAGAACAACTCGGTGGTGTATTCTAACTATCCGACGAGTGTGAAATCGCCGTATGGAGATACATTTACCGTTGAAAATGGGCTAGTCGTCGATAACTGGGGTTCTGTTAGTATTCCGCTTGCACCTGCACCCTCATTTATGACAGCTGGACAAACGTATGTATCCAATGACTACAATCATTGGTATGAAGTGCTTCCTACAGGTGATGTCTATGTTGGACAGTGGGAAAATCCGTATCAGACGATGAATCTCGAAACGCAATCGAATTTAACTGCTACACAAATTAATAACTTTATCTCACAAAATGCTGCAGCAAACAGTGTTTTGCAAAATACCGGACAATATTTCATTGAGGCGCAAAATACTTATGGCGTCAATGCACAGTATTTGGTGGCTCATGCGATTATTGAATCTGCATGGGGAACATCGTATTTTGCTACAAACCGAGATAATTTATTTGGCTATATGGCATACACAACGAACCCTGATGCTGCTGCAACATTTCGCTCCATTGAGTATGATATTAATTTTCAGGCGTGGTTTGTGCGCAATTCCTATCTCAATGCAAATGGATCGTTTTATAATGGGGCAAACTTAGATGGCATGAATGTGGACTATGCGACCGATCCTTATTGGGCAAATAGCATTGCTCGCATTATGGCTGAGATGCAACCTTATAGCACGACGATCGGTAGTGAGCCTCTGATGGGAGAACAGGCCACTCGCAAGGTATTTCCATATCCGACTGGTGCCATTGGACAAGCCACTTCTGCAATGAGTGTTTACTCCTTTCCTGCAGATGCGACGACGTCTCAACCGTCGATTATAGGATCGATCCCTACAGGGACAAATTTTACTGTGCTTGGAGATTCTCCGGGCTGGGATGAAGTGCAATTGGCCAATGGACAGACAGGCTTTGTTAATTGGAACGATGTGAGTTTACAAAACATGATGGAAGTTGTAGGCATTAACTACGGAAGTTATCTGGCTGTCAATTCAGTTGACAATCCTACGACGACCACAGATACTGTAGATCAATTGACAAACGGTGTATATGTCGTTTTGTTACAAGCTTCGTCTACTGGCTGGGATAAGATCATGGATGGCAATGGAATTACGGGCTGGGTAAGTTCGAAGTATGTTCAGGTTATTCATTAG
- a CDS encoding O-antigen ligase family protein → MPPRLKWPLYLLAAFPVADYFLHVYPWGIVGAAWDKLVFILLAFYAIRARMSGTKRKMYPSQRYIIFVAVLGLAYILMDVGYLTVAFAGWRVDYLYMLFSIVLPYVVDREDIIPLLKFMVLIGFLMAIHGVYEYVMKAPIPSSWINLGEHVRTRVYSLFGSPNIFGSYVAFIAPNAAGLALYEKRKGPRIFYIAAAIISMITLVFTFTRGAWVAFFVGALVFTWLVDKRLTIIAVVLTVLAIFFVPPIHARMDQFLSPVYWVKTEQSGRIDRWGHAYNQMRKDPLFGAGLGRYGGAVASKYFGIIYVDNYYAKTLAETGLLGLLSYLGLLFVYLRDVYRVLKRTVDPRMRYLMIGVFSSLIVVVSHNAVENIFEVPSMNYLFWMVGTLVLIYGAEGETER, encoded by the coding sequence TTGCCGCCGCGGCTTAAATGGCCGCTGTATCTATTAGCGGCCTTTCCAGTGGCGGACTATTTTTTGCATGTGTATCCATGGGGAATCGTTGGTGCTGCCTGGGATAAATTAGTTTTTATTTTGCTTGCTTTTTATGCTATTCGCGCAAGAATGTCAGGTACAAAAAGAAAGATGTATCCTTCACAGCGATATATTATTTTTGTGGCAGTTCTTGGGTTAGCATATATTCTGATGGATGTTGGTTATTTAACTGTTGCGTTTGCAGGTTGGCGCGTTGACTATCTTTATATGCTATTCTCCATTGTCTTACCCTATGTGGTTGACAGAGAGGATATTATTCCACTTCTAAAATTCATGGTTCTTATCGGGTTTTTAATGGCTATTCACGGAGTCTATGAGTATGTCATGAAAGCACCCATTCCATCTTCGTGGATTAACTTAGGTGAACATGTTCGTACGAGGGTGTACTCATTGTTTGGTAGCCCTAATATTTTTGGATCCTATGTGGCTTTTATTGCGCCTAATGCCGCGGGATTGGCTCTCTATGAAAAAAGAAAAGGACCACGTATTTTTTATATTGCCGCCGCGATTATTAGTATGATTACCCTCGTATTTACGTTTACCCGTGGGGCATGGGTTGCGTTTTTTGTGGGAGCACTTGTGTTTACGTGGTTGGTGGACAAGCGGTTAACCATCATTGCAGTCGTATTGACTGTGCTAGCTATTTTCTTTGTTCCTCCTATCCATGCGCGTATGGATCAATTCTTATCTCCTGTGTACTGGGTGAAGACGGAACAAAGTGGTCGTATCGATCGTTGGGGTCATGCCTATAACCAAATGCGCAAAGATCCATTATTTGGAGCTGGGCTAGGTCGATATGGTGGTGCGGTGGCTTCTAAGTATTTTGGGATTATCTATGTAGATAATTATTATGCGAAGACGCTTGCGGAAACGGGATTATTAGGTCTGCTTTCTTATCTTGGTCTACTCTTTGTGTATTTACGCGATGTCTATCGGGTACTGAAACGAACGGTCGATCCCAGAATGCGGTATTTAATGATCGGCGTGTTTAGTTCGCTCATTGTGGTTGTGTCACATAATGCTGTAGAAAATATTTTTGAAGTGCCATCTATGAACTATTTATTTTGGATGGTAGGTACGTTAGTGCTGATTTATGGAGCGGAAGGGGAGACGGAACGGTGA